The stretch of DNA AATTAGGTGACTCACCAGGCCAGTGCAACCTGTGACAAGGGCCCTCGAGAGCATCCATCCAGCCTCGCAGGGACTTGCCCTCGAGGAAGAAGCCTTGCCTCCTGAGTTGGCCTCTGTCCGGGGAAGACAGGGACCAAATGACATAGGGATGGCCCGGGATTCTGGGTCGCTTCCTCTCCATTCCAAACAGAGAAGCCAATCCCTTTTCCATGCTGGCCCCGCGGTCGGGACCCAAGGTGAACGAGACACTCCCTGCTCTCTCAGAGGCCAAAGACCAGGAGGCAGGCCACGTGAACAGCATCGAAGCAGCCGggttgctgggggcagggggctctggACTCAGAGCAGGGGCCTCTGACTCCGGAATCTGGGAGGGGGCTAGTAACTGTGGATGTCTTCCTGTAGAAGCTGATGTCCACCTTTGCCGCCCTTGCCAGGAGAGGGGACCGGTATCCCAGACGGAGGAAGTagcatgagcaaaggcagggCAGCCCACGCTCTGGGAGACCTCACTCTGTCTGGAGCCTAGAAAGGCAGaggggtggcagatggggctggagggagaggcgCGGCGGGAAGAGTAACGGGAGCCCCACAGGAGTTTAAAGCAGTGGCTCAGGGGTTCCTGTTGGGCTCATTGGGTGAAGAACccgacagagtgtccatgaggaggcaggttcaattcctggcctcactcagtgggttaaagatccagtgttactgcagctgtggtgtaggttgcagatgtggctcagatctggcattgctgtggctatggcctaggcctgcagctgcagctctgattcgacccctagcctgggaacctccatatgctgtgggtgcagctgtaaaaagaaagaaaaataaataaagaaggggCTCAGGCTTGAGGTTGGGCTCCACCCTCCTGGTTGCAGTGATCACCACTGGAGACCAGCTAAgggggttcattcattcattcattcaacaaacaaggGCTCCGTGGTGCCCTCCAGGCATCAGCCCTTGTGCTGCAGGGGGCGTCCAGGTGAGgggctgcagtggcttggatggTGGCCAGGATGGAGAGAAGAGGCCAAGATTCGGGGAGGCGCTCTCACTGCATTTACCCAAACACATCTTGGCAATTCTCAAATGGGCCTTTGGTTCCTGGACCAGTTGTGTATGCATTTGGAAATTGGGGATTTGCTATTTCAGGGGTGGATGCAGATGAGCAAGGCTGAACCCAAGCGTCAGGcaagtcccccacccccagggaggcAGCCATTCCCAGAGATGCCGCCCAGAGCAGCACAGTCCaggctccctccttcctctccctgcctctgctgccCCAGGCTCCAGAAAGCTCCCGTGCAATCACCCCGAAGATACCCTTTCCAGGAAGGGGCTGAGACCCAAACATCCCGGTTTCTGTTCATCGGTGCTGGCACAGAGCTGAGTGACTCCTCCAGGATCACACAGGTCACACAGCCCCAAATGGGACTGAGTTCGGGCCTGTTTCCTCTTTCTGTGCTCCTCTCCCCCTCGGACCGCCCGAAGGTCTCCTCCATCTGATGGTGGGTTTGCTAAGGATGTCTCCTCCATCAGATTAGGAACGCTCTGGAGCAAACGCGAGTCAGGGAAGACTTTTTGCCACCATTGAATAGTGGTTGGCATCTGTGAAGAATCCTCTCtttgcctcagtctcctcatttgtaaagaGGGATTAATAACAATAACACTACCCATTGTGAGggttaaaagacataaaatagaaGAGATGAAATTAAGAGGCTTGGGGGTACAGACGGAACATAAATACCAAGCACAGACCATGCCAAATAGccagaaataagagcaaagggGACCAAACTGTGGGTGCCGTGGGGGGGATTTTGTCTATTTTCCACGCTGTCATTTTCCAAGTGCCAGGACAGAGCCTGgtccacagcaggtgctcagtgaacGTTAGTTGAAGGGAAGAATGACGAGTCTGGGTGGCGACGGCGGAGAGCAGCGCTCACGATTGGGGTGGGAAGCCTTCTGGAGGTAGCAGGGCAGGCCCCGCAGCTGGGGGGCTGCTGGGAGTGGGCGTGTCTGCCTCGGAACCCATGACACTGGGGGTTGAACAGCGCATCCCCTGTAGGTCTCACTGACCAGGGTTGTGTACCTGGTGTCAGTGGGGAGACTTCCGGGCCAGGGTTTCCTCTAAACCCTCCTCCATCTGCCGTCCACCTGCCGTCCACAGGCCGCACCCGGTACCCCGCCTCTGCTCTTGAGCCCTCAGGAATCCCTCCTGGGCCCCACCCTCTGCTCCAGCTGCTCTCCTGCCTTGTTTCCTGACCTTTCCCTCCGAAAGCTAATCTTAGCTCAGGTGGCCCAGGACCACACCTCCACCGTCTTCCGTGTTCTTATCATCTGAATTGTTCTGCGAAGAAGTCATACACCCCAAGCCTTGACTGCCTTCACCGCCAAGGTGGCCACACGCCCCCGGGCCACAGGGGGGGCTCCGAGCTGCTCTCAGAGGGCTTTGTGAGACAGCCAAGCATGAAATAAAGGTAGCAAATAAAACCAttccctcagagttcctgtcgcggTTCAGCGGTTAGTGAATCTGATgggcatccatgagaactcaggttcgatccctggcctcgctcagtgggttaagggtccggagttgccgtgagctgtggtgtaggtcacagacgtggctcagatcccacgttgctgtggctctggtgtaggctggtggctacagctctgtttagacccctagttgggaacctccatatgcctcgactgcggccctaaaaaccaaaaaaaaaaaaattgttacctCAAGACTGGAAGGGATCAAAAGTAAAACCAGAGCAATTTGGACCTCAGTaggggagggagccagggatAGAGAGAGGGGAGAAAGTTGGAGAGATGTCTTGGAAAGGGAGGCTCTCAAGTCATTACAGAATTGGTTGATATTTAAACACATATGATCCTTTATAAACACAGCCACGCCCTCATAAAAAAATGTGCTTCACTCCTGAAATCACAGAACTTAAGTTTTTTTCCAACAGActcaaaaatttttcttttctttttacgggatccgagccaaatctgtgacctatgccaaagcttgagGCAATACCAtgtccttaatctactgagtgaggccagaggtctaacctgcatccttacggagacaacatcaggtctttagCCCAcagtgccacactgggaactccagactcaAAATCTTAACCCAGGTCCTGTGCCCATGGGAAGAGGGCACTGACGCTGGCATGGAACAGGCTGAACTCAAAACCATTGAAGCCATGAAGCCTGACCAGTCCTCCCTTTAAAGGGATGCAAAATGGGCCCAGCTGGGCATGTCCATCCTTAGTCACATCCTTTCCAGCTCACATGCCCATCCCTGGAGCTCAGAAGCCCTGGTCACGGGGTCCTTGGCTGGCCCACCTGCCTGGGCACAGGGGCCCTTCCAGGGAACACCCAGATGTGCCACAACCGAGCAGGTGATGGTTCTCATCTGGTCATGTGGGTTTGAATTTAGGTTCTGCATCTATGGAAACTGCCCAAGtcacttctctgtgcctgtgAGATGGGGATGTAATTAACACCCACCGCACAGGGCGGTTGCAAGATTAAGTGAGTCCATTCACCTGCCACTGGGTGTAAAGCGTGtagaacagggcctggcccacTGGTGACCCGAGTTaggccctcccacccccagttcCTGACTCCTTTCTGGTCCTTGGACCCCCCTCCTGCAATGCTCCTTCCCTGTCCTCATTACCACCTGTTAACTGTCACCTTCTCCAAGAGGTCTGCCCTGATCCCATCTTAAGTAGCCTTGCCCCTTCTCCATctcatctctttcatttttttctcccttccaggCCACCCCAGTTCTCCCCTTGACCCTCAGGCTGTCCTCGGTCCCATCTTTTCAgactgcccccagcccctcccccacaaagACACACCAGGCTGCCTTGTCCATCTCATGTTTTAttgtaaaaaatgttaaaataaattacagttgACATCATTACCAGTATGTACATACAGTGTGTGTGATTCCAGGACAGCCAGTGACACCCCAGGCAAGTGGGGTGAGACAAGCTCGTTAAatcatttcacagaaaaaaaaaaaaagaaacaactaaagCCCGCTTCTTCCCACCCTGCTGCTAGGCCCACACCCCCCTGGGTTACAAGCTGAGTGGGGGTCCGGGAGGGCCCACAGCACCAGCGCGGCGACCGAGGCAGAGAGGGTGTCTGGGGGCGCCTcctgctcagtatttggttgccTGCGACCGATGCCACATGCCCACTCTGCCTGCCTGGCTCCGACACCATGACTTTGGCCAAGGTCACCAAAAAAGCCTAGTTGGGTTGCAGGGGGACAGGAGAGTGAGCACTGGAAACCCCATCCTTGGGACCCCACTCTTTCACCTGTTCTCCCCTCTGGCTCTGAAGCCAACAGATGCCAGGTATGAAAAAACAGCagttcatggggaaaaaaaaattcacaaaacaaaacctgCAGGACAGAGGGGGCCGGCCCTAGTGTGCATATCACGGAGAACCCAAGACCTCTGCCAGCCCCTCGCCTGAACGATGTGTAGAGTTTCACATTATCTTTTGCTCTCCCCCCATCGAAGAGCCTTTCCTTTCCTAcacagacggacagacagacacataaaCACATGTGACAAATAGCAGCTGGAGGGAGGAGTTGGATTCACACATTTGGCCATTCCCCACTTGTGAGCCAAGGGCAGGCTGGGCAGCAGCGAGGTCCTGTTTCTGGGCACAAGGAGAGGAGGCAGCGGGGCAGGGGCAGAACGAGCCACTGACAAGCCCCGTCTCACAGCTCCTGGAGCCCCAGCCTTCTCGACCTCGGCCTGCCACCCTCCCTTTCTCTCAGCACCCACAGGGGCTTGGCCAAAGAGTGCCTGAGACGGGGAactgggctctgggctgggctccATCCCAGTCAGTCCACCAGAAGCATGGGGACCTGGGGCCACATCCGGAACCTGCTCTGGGTCCCCCACATCAGGAGAGTTTCGGCACCTGCCCAGGGGCTCCCCGCCCCATTTCCCCTTGATGGCCTCTTCCCTACGAGCTTTGCAGTAGGGGTGACATCAGGCAGATGAGGTGGGACCGGGGGATGGTGAGATACGTGCCCCAGGCAAGGCCCCACAACTGCAGAGGTGCTGGCACCCAGCCCCCCGAAGACACGGGGGTCTCACACGGCCTCCGCCCCCCTCCATGTCACCCTTCTCAGTGCCAGGTGCACGGGAGCTCATTAACACTGGCGAACTCAAACAGCCGAGGTCCCCCCGCCCCAACCTAAGAGAACCGTGTGACATTCTTAACCGCATGACAGGGCCGAGACCCACGCAGCTGCAGGCCTCTCTGGGGTCAGTCCTGCCAGCCCACACGGGCTGCTAAACCAGCCGAGCTCAGGACAGACGCCTCCCACCGCTGGGGTGCCCGCTCGGCCGGAGCACAGAGGCCCTGTCCTGGGCGCGCTGTGTCCGACCGGCGGCCTCTAGCTGCAGGGGATGAAGGCGAGGAAGGCTCCTGGCCCCCCACTCCCGGGTCCAGGGCTGCCCCCCACTAGGGGCCAGGAGCCCGGCCACGACAGGACGCCCCAGGCTGAGGGGCACAGACGCCATGAGAGCGGGGTGGGGGGCCGGTCCGGCCTCACGTGCCTTGGGGGCCGCTGGCCTTATTGTACTCGTTCATGAGCTGTTCATAAGGCACGGAGAGCTCCGACTCGGTGCTGGTGAAGGTGGACTCGTCCGACGAGGGGAACTCGCCCAGGGTCAGGGGCGCCTCGGCCACAGCCCCCTCCTGGGGCCTCTCCTCCTGGGCCAGGTTGTCCTCCAGCGAGGACTTGGAGGTCTCCTCGTCCGAGAGGCCGGCCTCCGCGCTCACGAAGGTGATGTTGGCGTTCTGGAAGATGAGCGGGTGGTAGTCCTGGGCGTCCCACGGCTCGCCCTCCTCGCTGATGCGGTCCAGCTGGTTGATGGACACCTCGGAGGTGGGGGAGACCTCCTTGGGGCCCCCCGCCACAGCCTCCTCACCGGGGGGCCTCGATATGTGGCCCTTGGTCCTGAGCGTCTGGGACACCTCTTCCAGGCTGGGCACCCGATTCTTGGAGTAGACCGCCAAGGGGGCCAGGGAGCTGGGCAGAGCCGGCAGCCCGCccccctggggccctgggcccGGGAtccgctccccgcccccgcccgtcTTCATGGCCTTCTTCCCGATCTGCTTGATGAGGTCATTGTACGTCTCCTCCTTTTTGGACAGAAAGCTGAAGATGTTGATGTCCTTGGCTGCCGTGCTCCCGGCCACCTGCAGGGCCTTCCTGGAGTGTGGGGAGCTCTCGAAGGACTCCttacgccgccgccgccgcttctTAATGGCCTTGTGCACCTCCACGAACATGCTCACCTTCCAGTTGACGAAAAGGGACAGCCAGGCCAGCCCCAGGTAGATCCAGAGCTCCACGAAGTAGCGGTATAGGGCGTGGTAGTTGGCACTGGGGTTCACACCTGAGGGCGGGACAGGAAGCCCAGAGGGTCAGGAAAGGGTCAGCGGGGACCCTGAAACACACAAAGGCCAAAGCCCTGTCCCCTGAGAGTGGACATGGCGCCCGAACGCAGAACACCAACAGGACCAACCAAGAAAGGAAAGGCCTGGGCGAGAACCTGGACACCCCAGCGTCCTGAAGGACCAAGGCCCAGTCACTCATGCGCCTGCCCAGACCCCAGCCTGAACCTCACCTGTCAGATATCAGAGAGGctccgggggtgggggatggggggtgcaGGGGGGAGGGGCTTCGGGGTGGCAGGTGATGGAGCCAGTGCTCAGGGAACTAAGCCATGAACGGTGGCCTTTTACCCATGCTGGTGGTTTTGTGTATTTTGCGGGTATACGTGTTTCAGTTCCCTTAAAACCAGGGTAGAAATgaagggagggggcagctggCATCCTCACTGCTGGGGACGGGCTCACTGAGGCCGGTGGTCGGGCCCGGGCCATCCAAGACCACTAGTGCTGGCAGGCAATGCCCTCAACAGCCTTGATTCTCCTCCTGGTAACATCTGGCTGGCCTCCTGACCTCCTGTCTGTCCTCCGCTGACTGGTTCCTCCTGTGCCCTGGAGGGCTCTGCCTTCTCCATGGCCCCCTCCCGGATGGTCAGGGTCCTGACACCTGCTCCAGGGAGGCCTCTGGGTCACCCTGCACAGCTCTGGTTGttcccctgccctccaggatCACTTTACACTTCCAGGCAGGCGGACCCCATGACTACGTATCCTGTGTCCCCCTTCCTGCCCTGAGACTGGGAGCAACTTGGTAAAGAATGGGGGAAGGGGCACCACGTccagagttgggggggggggctggtcaAGGACGACGACTCTCTCATCGGACTGGAGGGTCCCCGAAGGCAGGGCTGTCTCCCTGGCAGACAGGAGACGCTGTCTGCCTTGCTCAGGGCTCTGGTCACAAGCAGGCTGTGATGACAACCAGGATGCCCTCATATAGCCAGGCCTTACCCTGAGCACTCAGGAACAGCCACCCATTTGATTGTCCACCACCCATGAGGTGGGCGTCAtgacttttttctaaaaaagagctttatggagtttccatggtggcgcagtggaagcaaatctgactaggaaccatgaggttgccggttcgatccctggcctcgctcagtgggttaaggatccggcattgccgtgagctgtggtgtaggtcgaagacgtggctcagatcctgtgttgctgtggctgtggtgtaggctggcagctgtagctctgattggaccccctagcccgggaacctccatatgctgcgggtgtgcccataaaaaacaacaacaacaaaaaacaactttatggaattcccgtcatggctcagtggaaatgaatctgactagcatccatgaggacgcaggttcaagccctggccttgctcagttggttaaggatctggcattgctgtgagctgtggtgttttgtgatttgacccctagtctgggaacctacctacgtgtgctgcaggtgcggctctaataagacagaaaaaaaaaaaaaaggccacccaACTATACAATGGAGGGAACTGAGGCAGCAGTTTGGTGTCTGCTGGAGCTGAGAAAGTATGATTCAACATGCTTCGGTGCTTCTCCGACTCCAAGGCTTCTTAGCCTGCTCTGGGCCCCAGAGACCAGACAATGGCCGGGTTTGTGCCTCCACCTAAACGGATCTCCCAAGACGGCAGGCTCAGATCGGCCGGGGTCAGTGGAGTGTTCAGGCCTCCTTCCTgttcctcccaccacccccatgACCGCCGCCCCCAGCATTCCGAGTCTCCCCTTTCAATGGGCAGGAGGGTGGTGACCTGTCCCTGCTCCCTAGAAATGGGGAGGGGAGACCAGAGGTCCTGGAGCAGAGACTGAGGTCAGCTGTGCAGGCCGCAGGCACAAGGACATGAGTGGCTGCGGCTGGACAGACAAAGGGGCCAAAGAATCTTATCGCCTGGATTAAGttggggaggagtgggagggagtgtccgggcctgggggagggggccgaCTTCGGAGAAGGCCTCTTGTCTCTCAGCTGCCTGAGGCAAGAGCGGAGTTTCTGGCCTCTGAGCCAAGTGTCCAGGACTCTCAGTTCCTATGAAAGATGGAAGCCAGGCGGGGGACTCGAAGGGGCCCCCAGCTTGGTTCACGGGCTCTGGGGGTGACAAGCCCAAAGCCTGCAGGTGGAAGGTCCTATCCCCATCCCCCAGTGCACCTGAGCACCCAAGCTCAGCAGATGGCGAGTGGGGTGAGCAGAAGAAATCAGAGGCCAGATtcaaagagagggaagagggaaaaaagccaTGTTCCgagaaagggaaatagaaaacatctttttttttttttttttttttgcttttttagggctgcacctgtggcatatggaggttcccaggtcaggggtagaataggaggtgtagccaccggcttacaccacagccacaagcaacgccagatccgagccacatctgtgacctacaccacagcccatggcaaagcgggatccttaacccactgagcgaggcagggatcgaacctgcatcctcatggttactagttgggttcataactcactgagcacaatgggaactcccgggaaatAGAAACCTTCTGCAATTACTCTGTGCCTTGGTGTCCTCTTGCAATTGGCAGGGTGGGGTAAGGACCCCACCGGGTGGAGGCCCAGGACACTGAATGCCTCTGGGGCCCCCCAGGAAAGGTCAGCTGCATTGAAAGTGGAGGAGATGCAGAGGAAGGCggggggggaggcagaggcaAGGGGCAGGACTCACCGGCCACAAAGTCGCCGAAGCCGATGGTGGAGATGGTGATAAAGGAGTAGTAGAGGCCCTCGATGTAGTCCCACTCCTCCGTCACCATGAACACGAAGGGCGGGATGACCAGGTGGACCAGCACGCCCCACACGATGAAGATGGCCGTGCACGCGATCTGCGCCTTGCGCTGACGGGGAGGGCGAGGAGACCAAGTCAGACCACGGTGGAGACCCGGGGACGACCCAGCAGGGCACCCAGCGGGCCAAGGTGGCTGTCTGGGGCTCAGTACCCAccagccctgggtggggggcCGTGATGTTCCCAGCTTCACCCGAGAGGGCAGGGGGCTCAGAAATTGCAACCTTGTCATCTGTCCTGACACCTCTGGCCACCCCGGCACTTGGGTCCTTCCCACCCCAGCACCTGCCAGATACCTAAGGTTGGGGACATACCAGGCTCACGCCTCTCTTGGTGAGGAACTGGCCCAGCCTCTTGGCACGTCCGCCGAAGAACTTGCCCAGGGCGCTGATCCAAGTCAGACAGAGCGGCACCCCAAACAGACCATAGAAGACGCAGAAGAGGCGCCCGGCGGGGGTCTTGGGGGCCACGTTGCCGTAGcctgaggaagaagaagggagtGAGGCCAACAGAGCCACGGGGgctggggtgtgtggggggggtgacGACCCAGGCTCGGAGTGGCCCCTgcctccaccacacacacacacacgcacacgcacacgcacacgcacacccGGCACGAGGAAAGCCCATTCTTTAAGATCCCTTGACATTGACCTATTATCAATACTTAAGaaatttcccagagttcctgtcatggtgcagtggaaacaaacccgactaggaaccatgaggttgtgggtttgatccctggccttgctcagtgggttaaggacccagcgttgctgtcagctgtggtgtaggttgcagatgtggctcggatctggcgttgctgtggctctggcgtaggccggcagctgtagctccgattagacccctagcctgggaacccccatgtgctgagggtgcagccctgaaaaaaaaaaaagtaaaaaagaaatttcccttGATCACACTAAGATCATGATCATTTACAGCAACTCTGATGGT from Sus scrofa isolate TJ Tabasco breed Duroc chromosome 7, Sscrofa11.1, whole genome shotgun sequence encodes:
- the KCNK5 gene encoding potassium channel subfamily K member 5, which translates into the protein MVDRGPLLTSAIIFYLAIGAAIFEVLEEPHWKEAKTNYYTQKLRLLKEFPCLGQEGLDKILQIVSDAAGQGVAITGNQTFNNWNWPNAMIFAATVITTIGYGNVAPKTPAGRLFCVFYGLFGVPLCLTWISALGKFFGGRAKRLGQFLTKRGVSLRKAQIACTAIFIVWGVLVHLVIPPFVFMVTEEWDYIEGLYYSFITISTIGFGDFVAGVNPSANYHALYRYFVELWIYLGLAWLSLFVNWKVSMFVEVHKAIKKRRRRRKESFESSPHSRKALQVAGSTAAKDINIFSFLSKKEETYNDLIKQIGKKAMKTGGGGERIPGPGPQGGGLPALPSSLAPLAVYSKNRVPSLEEVSQTLRTKGHISRPPGEEAVAGGPKEVSPTSEVSINQLDRISEEGEPWDAQDYHPLIFQNANITFVSAEAGLSDEETSKSSLEDNLAQEERPQEGAVAEAPLTLGEFPSSDESTFTSTESELSVPYEQLMNEYNKASGPQGT